The following nucleotide sequence is from Apium graveolens cultivar Ventura chromosome 4, ASM990537v1, whole genome shotgun sequence.
caactttgcctttagatttactcacaacttcacagtgttcttcaaagaaatcaacatgataacctctgtcacagatttgacttatactcagtaggttgtgtttaagtcctgagaccagagctacttgtttaattatgacatttccaagattgatattgccatatcccaatgtttttccaatgttgccatctccataagaaacacttgggccagctttctccacaaagtctgatagcagggccttatttccagtcatatgtcctgaacatccactgtccagaactagaatatttttcctgttgccctgcaatcacaaagaccactaattattagttttaaggacccagacttgcttggatcctttggccttattaagtttgttaacatttgcagcggatttagcatcagagtttatgttaacatttttcttatcagaatttacattatcagactttgaatcagaatttacactagaaggaacaatggaaactttcttcaaagaaggttttatttgataataatcatagtacaaactatgatattccttacaagtataaatggaatgccataaactaccacaatgaaaacaaggattttgtggtttgtatctaacagactgactcttaactcctgattttgaaggtaaggagttaatattcttatttttcctgcaaaaagaagccagatggttagaacttccacatttatgacatgttttcctaggagcatcaggaacaggtttataatcattgcttttattcacaccttcctttacattcctatttttcctaggtgattttaccttatttgcattcttgacatctttcagcttatgcttaagctgcttctttgtcattaagcttatgtttacttcagctgtcttttcctgttttagtttgtcagaagttaattcctctttaacttctgatttctcattatcagactttacagttacaaacttaacaggttttaactttggcttttgcttaacaacaggcttaatttcttcagttcctttatcattcttattctctccataacctaagccctctttccaattttcactacttagcaaattttgagttgttctgccggagttagtccaagtcctgattatctctctttccttttctaactcagtttttagagattcattcatttttagcacttcatccctaacataaaaagcatcatctctatccttctgagtttgatggaacatgactaactctttttctaagaaatcattcattttcttaaatgcaagattttcagaagttaatctttcacatgttaaagtttggtctctatagctgacaaacatggttttaagatatcttctcaactcattaatatcatcagtatgaaaagcataagtagtctgaggtacctttgtttcagcagcttcagaactgctctcagcactttctttatcagcatttgccatcaatgtatagttctcctcactttcagagtctgaagtgtctgtccagcttttctgctttgtgacaagagccttgcctctgtcaccctttaccttcttgcagtcaggagatatgtggcctttctcaccacagttatagcatttaacattggtgtaatctcctctgtcagactttcctcctctgccttcagatcttctgaaattcttcttatcagaacttatgctttttctggaaaacttatttcccttcctgaacttcctgtatgcaatcttggtgattcctttcaccataagagcacacagcttcatcatctcctcatcagcatcagtctcaggcaagctttcagaatctgaatcatcatcactctcagaacttaatgactcagtattagactttatgaaaagagctttacccttgtctttctttgaggaagctgctttggggaattcttattcagccttaagagcaactgtccttgactttcctcctttcctcttgcttctttgttccatctccagctcatgagtcttgagcattccatagatttcgtcaagagttgtttcatcaagattgtagttgtctcttattgtcgttgccttcaaatcccagcattcaggaagagctaacaggaacttaaggtttgaatcttcaagatcatactctttatcaaccaatgacaaatcattcaaaagtttgacaaatctatcatataaatcattcaatgactcattagtctttgagtcaaagtgttcatactcttgagtgagtattgtcttcctgttcttcttaattgtgtcagttccctgacaccttgtttccagagcatcccatatctccttagcagtcttacagttgattaccttgtttgacattacattatcaatggcactatgcagtaagtgtcgtaccttagcatccttagcaattgatgctatgtcatcagcagtataatcactcttctcctttggtacggtcattgctgcttcacctgcaactgcaacaacgagtttggttggtttgtgaggaccttccttgattctatccaggtattctggatctgttgcttccaggaacatggtcatcatTACCTTCCATATGcgatattcagatggtctcagtatggggactctgatggtctcataccgactctgaatttgtgtctttggtggttcctcagttgtggtaggcttagttggagtttctgtgtccgacatgattgtgtttggatctttaactgtatgtaagttaacagataggctctgataccaattgttaggtcacacacacacactgtagagggggtgaatacagtgtatagtacactcaaatcgaactttaagaacttaagtaacagaaaacaaactttattgaaacaataaactctgttacagtatggaactgttacctctcagtgatgaacaaatatcacgagagctgctagggttataatgaataatcttttctaataatgataacacttatagtgtaaaccctatgtctgtgtttatatactacacagttacaagataatcgctaattgatatggaatataattctgcttccaaaaatatatcaatcagatatcttttcttccaagtattccatttttcacggaattccttcttcatgcatatctcttcttatgtttatctcaatcttctttcctttaatcagctactgtccttatctgattgtccttcagcacttaagttctgatatctatcttctgatgattatctcctgataatataagtactgatatccttaagtcttgacttccagtataagtactgatcaacagttaagtactgatttatcatgttcacgtaagatctgaaagctaaacataaaacatattagccatgacattatcaaatatatctaacatagatacttatgtatctgagtctattCCCTATAAAtcttaagaggtacttgaactgctagttagcaagagttatttgaactctgaatggggtcaagtcgtttGACGAGATGATAGCAGTGCATCTCTGGAGATGCtcagctaagcgaatgtaattgtgtggtcgcaattagaggaaagggttattcctcgaaacattcgacgaacaggatcgagacatgaccattaacaTCTCAAAgtcgtagattggcaccatagcctttgacttgtcgtcgtctatggagtatggttacacccaacggataaagattcaaggtgaaacattccatctgtatccggtagccatcgaagtagaggacttaggagggttcaaacccgggagggtaccgactctgaaaagcaagtcatgataaaatctggtatgcaatttaattatggatttgtgggggattgttagaaaatggaaagtttgaggcatattttatatatgttcttgatatgatttccggaaactaacacttggaggttgttccttgatatgaggacttaaactttcatatttggatctaagatattttcttagtggaatccatgaatatattgagacaaagttgcttgtttgaaatggattatggggattttgtcccacattggtattgtaaaagaaagatattgagtttatatagcatcttgtgttagtgttgtttacaactactagcataagtggaatgcttgtgtggccttgtgctagtgggaactcttatatttttcttttctattacaagtttaattatttatattgattatttaattattaatataaaatatattgagtaaggattattttaatcattctctgaatatattttataatattaatattaagtaatctggatataatataaataataaggaaaacccattttgtttactttttctattTTGGTACTTGGtataccacatcgagtaaaatagaagaagagtaacttgagatgcctatatattgagaggtacaGTTGAGATAAAaatgacacaagtctcggtgcctacctcgcaaacatatatgagttgcataggttttttgggcaaactgaggtgcgagtcgccgttgatcattgttggttctgtggctAGATTGATCTGTtactgttttatcctggaagcgatattgctgcattccatcacagtttaagtggggggcaataatctcttcaagaacagtcaagtcctcttgaaaggtttggcgactcagctgttgtgttcttcttatcagaatttggaaagcaataagagataagttttctttactttctttgtcaattacagtttttatagtttgttattgccttcgtgttttgtttcgttagttgGGTTATTTgtcatgttcttgttattatatatataactgcccattgttgctgtgtagttatAATTATACCCAACAGGATTTCCTCTGCTTCATAGGCTATCCCTCCTGATTCCTCCTCTTCCAGGCTTATTGCTGCATACTGCTCTGTCAACTCCTCCATGATAATATGCTTAGTATGAAATGAATGAATGAAACAGAATAACAACTTTAACAATAGAGAGAACAAACTATGTCAGATGACATGAACTTCTTTATATCCGTCTAATTAGTCGTTATGTCAACTTAATTACACATAATCTGGAAGTTTTGTATCTTACCTTGATGCTGCAAGGTAGTTCTCTAATTAGAGATCTGATATGATTGTAATGTATTTTAGTCGATTTCATCTATTATATCATTCTTTAACCTTGAACTCTTTTTTCAAGGAAAATTCCGTAAATGATCAATGGTTGAATAATTACGGGCTGTTAATATTTATTATAGATTAACTGGATTTTAGCTTTAACCAGCCCCACTTTTATcgaaatatttttttttctcatctGAATATCTGATACGAATGTAGTCAGTAGTAACTGGGAAGGAAGCAAGGATGAAAAACGAGTAAGCAACTGGTTTAATTAAAGACGGCCAGTAAAATGCGAAAACAAGAAATGCTTCTTTTTTCACGTAAACTGTAGTACCACCCTTAAAACTAGCCATCAAATAGAACTTACCACTGTAAGAAGAACATGAACTCTTCCGGACTATATGAACATAAAGCCTCCCTCATCTCATTATATAAACAATTAAATGAACTCGGCCTTTTAATTCTAGTGCATCAAACAATGATGCTACTAGCCAGATCTTGTTTTTCCTTACTGATCATCCTTGGCCAATTAATCCTACTTATTCGAATAGCAGAAGCAGGCAATCACATACCTCAGACAGGGCTACTACTCCACAATGTAAGCAATGCCTCATCATCAACAGGTTCTCCTACGTCTTCGAGGTGGCTTAAGAAGGTATCAATAAACCAGCGTCCAACTGGGTGCTGGAACAGGCCTTGGATCTGTAAGGAAGATGAATCTCCgaagaaaaacaagaagctgTGTTGCTTGAACCGTTGTGTCGACGTGTCATCCGATGTTAATAATTGTGGATTGTGTGGGATTAAGTGTCCCTTTACCTGGCAATGCTGCCGAGGTATATGCATTGACACCAACATTAATCCATTTCACTGTGGGAAATGTGATCATAAGTGTCCATTTTTCAGCTTGTGTATCTATGGCATGTGTGGGTATGCTCAACCTTTGCCACCATTTCCATTCCCTCCCAAACCACCTCACCCTTTTCCTCCTAAACCACCTCACCCTTTCCCTCCAAAGCCGCCTCATCCGTTTCCTCCAAAGCCTCCTCACCCTTTCCCTCCTAAACCTCCTCATCCTTTTCCTCCAAAGCCGCCTCACCCGCCACTTCACAGCCAGTCCCAGTCATCAGAATGAATGATTGATGATCCACATTTCGAATACATTGTGCACTTGCTAAGAACGTCACTGCCAGCCTTGAGGGATGATGCAGTATTTCTATTTATGAACTTCAGTAGATGTACTTATATGGTATTTTTCTGTTCCAGTGTGGTAGTGTTTTCTTTTGTTATTTTATAAACTATATATGAAGGTATTACATTGGAATAAATCTGTTTATGTATTTGCATATTGTTACTGTGTACTTGAGATAATGTAACTTTCTGAATATAAATCATACAAGTTCATTGGTCATTTGGTCTGTAGTTGATGCTAACTATTGTTCTGTATACTACAATTCACAAGATATAATGTGTTCTACTGAATGATTAGAGCATGAAGAGATCTCGTTATAGTAAATGATTCGAGAAATAATACAGTCGAGCATAAAAGGAGTTGATAAAACCATGTAACCCACTTCTGATTTATACAAGGAACCAACATTGACAAGGAACCAACATTGATTCATATCAGCCGGGACTGCTTGAGGATATTTATGAATTAATTTACATACAACAAATTGGACAAAGCTCCGGTGATACTTGTGAGATTAAAATTAATCTGCTCCGACATTCTGCAATCTGCATCATGATCACTTAATATTTCTCCAGACACCAGTACATGCAACTACCGGCTTCTTTAGATACTGAAGGGTAAAGAGTAATAAGGAAATAAAGATGTAGAAGTCGAGGGTAATATTAAGTGGAACCATGATTACGAATAATGTGATAAGAAAAAAGATTATTAATATTGGTCAGTTTTAGCTGAGACAGATGCGATATCTTTACTTTGGCCCCTCATCCTAAAATTCAAAAGCAATGTAATAAAACCTCTGCTTTATAGATATGGCAAAATGTATCAGGTTTACAACTGAATAAGTACATTTCAAAGAGGTATACAACAATATATTAGCTTCGATACAAACCTTACAAATTGCAGGAACTGGGCCATTCAACCTGACTCTTTCAGACAGGGCATACAAATCAATTAGTTGAAGTAAATAAAACACTATTGTTAACACTAAAAAATTATGTAAGCAACATGGATATCTGATCTCACATTCTTACGAGTCATGGGACACGTGTTTAGTCTCTAGTAAGTAGGAAAATTTGGATCTATATCAGATGCCCACGACTCTAAACCCCCAATGATATCTTTTGCTGTACTGAAGCCCATCTTGTGGAGATATTCAACGGCCCTCTGAGAGTCATTTCCTCTTCTACAGACCACATACAGACCAGTTCCTGATCCAGAATCTAGTCCTCGGCACTCTTGCTCTTTCTTTAAAGCCGAAGATATCTCGGGCAATCTATCCTCCAATGCTGAGAGTGGAATGTTTAATGATCTTGGAAGAGAGACAATTTTATAGTGGTGGGATGGTCGCACATCCACCAATACATGTGGTTCTGCATCCTTAATTTTTTTACTGAACTCCTTGCTGCTTATTCTAGCATCACCAGAAAGCAACTTCAACTTTAGTGGAGCCTGCAAGCATGTTAAAAAGAGTTACAAAAGAATCATATGTTAAGGTTGACATCTTGTTAGAGTTTGATGATAAGTCTGTTTCATTTTGCTGGCGAAATTTTACACCGGTTTACAGAAAGATGGCTGTAGTTTTACTATTGCATAAAGCGTTCCACCAttaaaaacaccaacagaagtacgAAAATGGCAGATAAAATAACAATCCAAATTAAGAAGGGTAAAATGGGTATTTCCATTTCGGAGGTATGCGTACATCCGTTTCAGTTTCCTCAGTAATATAAACACAGTCTATATTTAAAAGTAACAGAAACagtaaatttgatttaaaatcaaGTTTTGACATCCAAGTTAAGGCACTGTAAACATTGTAGATCAAATCTTGCAATCGAATTTTATAGCTGTCTCTTCAATAAGAATTGGTTGTCACTCAAACATTCTAGATCCAATCTTGCAATCAGACATTATAGTGGTCTCTTAGACAACTGGTAAGCCCTCAATGCCCTATCCTTAAATACTtgatatatatttaaaaaattaagtAGTAACATATTAAATTTAGTTATAATGAGTTGAACTCTAACtaaacttaattaataatttCCAAGGCCTATTTCAATACATGTTGCTTTCAGTATAATGTTTCTGAAAACTATCAGGAATATAGAATTTAGTTCAAGTAAGATACCACACTGCatcaaatataatataattacaaTTAATGTTGGCCAAAGAAACAGTATTCTATATATACGCACACAAAAAGATCACTTGTAACTTTCTATCTTAATTTGACATATTACAATTGTATTTCTGTTGGCTTTCACATTTTGACATTTTCATTAATGTTTGATAATATTCTCTCAAAAATTATAATAGTAAAACCAATAAGATATTACTTTTTAGTTTGCTTTTTACTAATTCggtttaaattattatttttggctctaaaTTATATTTGTAATCATTTCATTTTTTAGATTAAACATTTATGGGAGATGATATATTTACAATAATACTTTCTACATAAATTGTAAAAAATATAATCATAGAAAAAGTAACAAGATTGGGGAGATACGATTGGAAGTTAAATATCCCAATGGATACTACTCTATATTATTCATTACTCTATATTCTTCAATACTGGGAAAAATGCACTCAGTATATTCTTTATTAACGGGAAAATTTGTATCTGTAGATTTGACTACAGTGCCCTTGCTAACGTTGGTCCTGTTAGTGTAACTGGAGAGACATTTTTATAATATAACTATAGCCACAAATCCGCAAAAATTAGAACTAAAGACACTATTTTGAACCTCCGTCTGAATTTGGCCCTTAAAATTCAAAGGACTCTTTAATAATCAGCTGCTCAAGGACTCCAAGAGATGAACTCTTATGCATTACTAACGGGGACGAGAgtgaaaataaaaagaaactataTTAATtgttatatcatttaataaaatataatatttacatGTATAATTTACCTGTCCACACAGTTATCTAGTTTGTTTACAATAGGGCCATCTGTTTACGGCCTTGCCACTAGGTTATTTTATTAGGTTTTCAAATCTTTACATGAGTGATTTTATCCCCCACGGATTAAAAGGAGTTAATTACTGGAATTATGAATTATTAGAATGAGTCATCTTTGTTTATGAGTCCTTTCTGCATTCAAAAAACCCGTGAAATTATGATTCTTTCAAAGTTAAATCACCCTAGTTGTATCCAttcatgttgttatgtttattttATAACTCCCGTCCTGCATCAATTATTGAACAGATCTGATTTGTGAAATTTTAGACAGGAAGAGaaaaattacttaattaattttttcaactctaataagtaataaagcaataaataaatagAAAATTAACAATACCGTGGACAGAGGAGATTGAGTGAAACTTTCATAGTCAAATTCTTGAAATTGCTGTCTGGTTAATGGTGAAGTGTCACCGCAAGCTTCACATTGTTGTGACCTCCCTCTGATCTTGACCTAAACAGAAAACCAATTATTATTGCTGTAACTTGGAACAGCCAAGAATGTCTATAAGAAACAGAAATACACAAACATGTTTTAATCTGGAAAGTGTATACAGGACAAGACTTCAAGAAGTCATAAATCATAAAACATACAATGCGAATCCGAGCTGACATTGCATCCAGTAAAAGCATTCTTCCTGAAAGCGGGTCCCCAACTTTGGCTGAGATTTTTACAGCCTCCAGAGCTTGGAGACAGCCAATTATACCAGGAACTGTAAAATCAGATACAAAAAAAAGAATTGGACCATTAAAAAAACTGAAAAATATACCAAGACTAATGGTCACAATTTCTACATTGACAAACAGTAGTAATGGTATAAGCATGTACAGTTGCATTATTTCAGCAATGCAATATACATGTCTAAATGCACGAGAAATTGCTTACTGTGATGAACAGAACAATGAGGCGGAACTCACCTATGGTTTTCTTGTCCAataaatatacacacacacatacatacatacatatatatatatatatatatcctgatGCCTCATATGTTAATAGCGCTTTCAAATCCTAGGCCCTAAGTAATTGAGAATTCAACAGTAGCTGGCCATTGCTAAATTTTCAATTACTTTTCATAGTGGTGTATTGCATGATCTATATTGTGTCAATGTCTTCGCATTTTAGGGCTTTCAAAGTTTCAAGATTTTATCAAACAGGGAAGTTAACATCAGGACTGCACAGAAGTCCAATACTGAAGCAAACCGAAGACCGTAATATTTGAATTTATCGATCTTAGGACCGAATTGGGCCTATAAAACCTTAACTGGAACTGGATTGGTTAGTTTAATGTTaatctataattttattttatttttaatttggTTTTAGTTATTGCATCATAAATAATCATAATCTCAAATACTTTAAAAGTTAATATAAATTTACAAATATGACAACAGTTTTATTAAATAAGATGCTATAATACTTCATGGTCATTAATGTATATAATTACATCTataaaaaattgtaaaaattgGGAAGGTCAAATTCACCCATGGCAACTTTGTAATATAAATTATATACAACTCTTGCTTTTAGTGAAGTTGTAaatgtaattatatatataagagaaAAGTTCTATGGAGATCACATTTTTATCAAAGACCTCGGAGACCACCTATattctgcaatcaaaacactatgaaatatattattttgtaaaGTATGTTCTATGAATAtcattaattcattaaaattgttgaagatcgtttaagtttaataagtataacgtgtatgttctgcaatttgaacaaatgttcttctaactaaacatgttttgtagaataaaACTTTTTGTGATGTTTTACATGCGGTATAAgtatgatattcaagattttgaataaaataatgatcttTGTAGAACATTATTCGCAAAATAATACgttttgcaatatttttatgcaagattttagttGCAGAACATAAGTGGTCTCCTTGGTCTCCAACGAAAACGTGGTCTTCATAGAACTTGAccctctctctatatatatatactataaaatatggaatttaaaattttatcacTTAGTTTATAGTATTGATCACTAGGGTTGCGCTCAATTTAGAACCGGTCCTTAAAATAGAACCTTGGAACCATTACAAAATAAGGCAAATTCTGGTGCAGAACCCTAAATTTTAAATAGGTTATCATGATCTAAACCTATATACATGTTTTTTGCATCGTTGTGTATGCTAAAAAATGGTTTCAAAATGTTTTCAAAATATAATTGTGTAATTCTGCTGCAACCCTAACAAATAAGGCAAAGTTCTGCAGTTGAACTCTTACCTAAGATGTATAGGTTCTAAGGGTTCTTAGGCTAAGAGTTCTAAGAGGAGCGTGACCCTTGATCACTATTATTTAACAAGTTATTACCAATTAATTTGGATAATTAGAGTATGTAAGTgcaaattttataaatttaaactAGACAATCTAAGAGGTGAGGTAATGCAAATATAATTCTCCACAAAGGAAAACCAATCTGTTTTTTTCCGAATATGGACCAGACCGGACCGTATACTGGATTAGCTGGATTCGTTTGAACTCATAGGAACAAGACCAGACTGGATGTATATGGTGACCATTCCGGACTTGGGCCTATAGACCCGGTGCAATCCAATTTTCCTGTCCAAACTGGATTTTTGTGCAGCCCTTGTTAATAGTATAGGTAGCACATGCTCCTTTGGTACCATTACTTTCACAGTTATGCTATTAGTTAGAATATCTGTGACATAGGAAAATCAGTATGTTCGTTCCACGAAGTCGGCAAAAACATACTAAAAATAAATATAGAGGGATGCATGTTGAATCTCAGAAACCCAAATTTTATTTCACTGAATGCAATGACTACAAGATATCAGCAATGCTTACCAACACCAAGAACTCCACTATCGGAGCATCTTTGACATGCTGTGGCAGGTGGCGGAGTTGGAAATAAGCATCGATAGCATGGACCTCCATTGTAATTGTACACTGTAAGCTATTCCAACAAATTAAAGGCATGGTTTCCTTACAATTTGGACAAATTATAAACTAGTATTCATAGGACTGTGAGTGTGATTATGAGCTTACCTGCCCTTCCAGTCCCACGGCAGCACCTGATACAAGAGGCTGCATGTGAATAAAGGTCAGAATTGGAAAATACTCATACAAAGCTTAATATAAACAAGCATGGAGTGAAATGTAACTTGGCTTGACATTAGAAGGGGAA
It contains:
- the LOC141721329 gene encoding adenylyltransferase and sulfurtransferase MOCS3; the protein is MADSDEELTIIREMESLNESKRKIDDQISLLQARLIQIRQNNHTNQTHGNELSSHDIYRYSRHLLLPSFAVQGQANLLNSSVLVVGAGGLGSPALLYLAACGVGRLGIVDHDVVELNNLHRQIIHNEAYIGRPKVESAAAACRSINSTIQIVEHKEALRATNALEIMSKYDVILDATDNAPSRYMISDCCVVLGKPLVSGAAVGLEGQLTVYNYNGGPCYRCLFPTPPPATACQRCSDSGVLGVVPGIIGCLQALEAVKISAKVGDPLSGRMLLLDAMSARIRIVKIRGRSQQCEACGDTSPLTRQQFQEFDYESFTQSPLSTAPLKLKLLSGDARISSKEFSKKIKDAEPHVLVDVRPSHHYKIVSLPRSLNIPLSALEDRLPEISSALKKEQECRGLDSGSGTGLYVVCRRGNDSQRAVEYLHKMGFSTAKDIIGGLESWASDIDPNFPTY